The Apium graveolens cultivar Ventura chromosome 10, ASM990537v1, whole genome shotgun sequence nucleotide sequence CCGTATGTCCTTAATtgtaatatttaataaatataagttgaatttacgacttataagttgataagtaAGTTATGTTTCAAGATGTCAATCTAATCAaaattcattaattttaattagatGTTGAATTGTTGCATTATGATTTTAGTGAAAATAAATATAAAGCTATTTTATTGAAAGCTGAAGAAGACTTTCATTCATAAGAAAAAAGAATTACTATCGTTGGGATCTGATTCTGCAGTAGAATCAGATCCCAACGATAGTAATTCTTTTTTCTTATGAATGAAAGTCTTTTTCAACTTTCAATAAAATAGTTTTACATTTATTTTCACTAAAATTATAATTCAACAATTCAACGtctaattaaaattaatgaatttTGATTAGATTGACATCTTGAAACATAACTTTATAAAATaaagttgatgaagaagaaaaaatcaaaatatattcagaacaaagtacgtcgttactaacattcaacttatcagcttataagtcgtaaattcaacttataagtagGGTCGACTGATAAGGTGACTTATAAGGGGTTACGATTACGATATAAGGATCACTaggggaggagaatttatgattatgcctcctgagttaGAGTCTGTCCCTAAATGCGGTTTagcttggttcacgtggtttgcaggctattgcgtgaacccgtagggtttacccagtgcgcacctgaagggtagcggctgcgggttacctacaataaaaaaaattattcgggGTTAAGATAGGGTTTAAAGTATAATGTTTAGAATAATTGATGAATATGCTTAATAAGAAAGATTCAATTAATATAAAAACACATCGGAACATCTTTTTCTAGAAAAGGTATCAATATTGTATATGATAATCATATTCATATTCGAAGCACATCCATATGTTTGGATCATTGAAAGGGTGATTTAAACATCCGTAtaattggatcgtcgaaaatatttacaaatttataaaatatcgaTAAACATAGGATATCAACTCCAAAAAGTCGAACTTATCGCTAGTGAGTTATATGTAACAGTTTACAAACAACTATTTAATCTAGTGTTGGGCAATAGTTTTTCAAAAACACTATTATGTAAAACAATATATAGTTCGGAACTCCCAATTGTCGATACGATCAAGTTGTAAAAACAAATAACAAACTAAAGATAATTAGATGATTTATTTACCGATCGTTTAacactaataatataaaaaatattgaaattgaaAATGATAATAAAGACATTCTAAACGATTCAAACTACACTAATATCTATTAAAGAACATCTTCATAATTTTTTGTGTAATATAAATTCGATATTCTTATTACCGACATACTATTTCGTTAAAATAATTtgtgattatttattttttaataaattatataatttattcctctatattaatttattcaaatacATAAAATCCAAATTATTGTGGTCCTAGAgaataaatgaattaatattattcaaaatattttaatttatgagccatgtattttttatataataatttagTTGAGACTTAAACATATTATTAATTACTTTTTATTTCAGACATATATTTGTTCAGACATATGTATCTGTCGGAACAAGAACACATTTATTTACTTGGTAGTTAGGTCGTTCATCCATGTCCATGTGCTCTCAAATCCATAATACTCTCAAATCTATGCTCAAATTCGTGCTAATACTCTCAAATCTATGCTCAAAATCGTGCTCATACCCTCAAGTCCTCAAATCTAGATATCAAATCCATGTCACATCAAGATTCCAAGACATCAAGATCTCGGGTTTTAAATTTATTTTCACACTTGAACAGGTAAGTACAGTCTTTTACGAAGTCGGGTTTATATGTACTCTCTTTTGAATTCATTTTGATGAATTCATTCTTTTGTGATTCTGAACTAGGGTTCATATTGATTTGGGGGAAATATAAAGACTTCACAATTCATTTTTAAGAAGCTATAAGGACAGGTAAGTACTTTAATTTATGCATTTGGGTTATATAAGTCCTCTGTTTTGAATTCATTTTGATGCCTTTTTTACTTCAATTAGGGTTCAGTTATAAAGATTTTGGGGATATTTAAAGATTTCATAATTTAGTCTGAATTTGAGGTTCTATTCAGACTTTTAAAAGATGGATAGGTCATGGTTAAAAGCGGATAGAAGAACGAAAGAGTTCAAAAAAGGAGTGGAAGATTTGTTAATATTTGCATTTGAGAATGGTTATAATGCAGAAAAAATCAGTTGTCCATGTGTAAACTGCGCACATAGTAAATCATGGAGAGCGCAGATAGTTAAAAACCATCTTTTTCAAAATGGTATTGATCAAACTTATACACGTTGGATATGGCACGGGGAGAATAATTCTGTAGAAAGTTCTAATGAAACCGACACTTCGGAATCTATCAATCAAGGCACCTCAAGAATGGGTGAACGTGACGAGGACGACGACGATGATATGtcttctgatgaaagttctgacgAAACCGACACTTCTGATTTCATTAACCATGTTAAAGGTGAACATCAACCTCTTTATCCTGGATGTGGGAGGTACACTAAGATGAAAGCTCTGGTCCAGTTATACAACTTGAAAGTGAAGCATGGTATGTCTGATTCATGCTTCAGTGATATTCTGTTATTACTTGGCTCTTTACTTCCAGAAGGCAACAACATCCCTTCTTCCTTCAATGAAGCAAAAAAAAACCTTATGTGCATTAGGAATGGGGTATGAAAAGATACACGCATATCCGAATAATTGTCTCTTATACCGTGGTGATTTAGATGAAGAACAAACTACTTGTCGCGTATGTAAGGCCTCTAGATGGAAATTGAACAAAAAAGGAGATGAACTTGAAGGGGTCCCTGCTAAAGTTCTATGGTATTTCCCGCTGATACCAAGATTACGAAATTTATTCAATACACCTCACATTGTAAAGGACATGACGTGGCATGACACCGAGCGACAAAAGGATGGTAAAATGAGGCATCCGGCTGATTCAATAACATGGAAGGATGTCGACCAAAAATGGCCTGATTTTGCATCAGAGACTAGGAACCTTCGATTAGCTTTATCTTCCGATGGTTTCAATCCTTTTCATGGAAACCGTACTGATTACTCAAGCTGGCCTATTTTGCTATCAATTTATAACCTTCCTCCATGGCTTTGTATGAAGAGAAGGTATATTATGCTCTGCTTGTTAATATCTGGACCGACTGAGCCTGTAAATGATATCGACGTGTTCCTTCAACCACTAATAGAAGATCTGCAAGAGTTGTGGCATGGGAAACAAATGTACGACACTTATAAGAAAGAGTCTTTCATGCTTAGGGGCATTTTATTATGGACAATAAGTGATTATCCTGCCTTAGGGAACTTGTCAGGAAATGTTATTAAAGGGTATAATGCGTGTACTATTTGTATTGATGAAATGAAAGCTACTAGGTTGGTTAATTACCGTAAGACGGTGATTATGAGGCATCGAAGATGGTTGCCCCGTAATCATCCTTATAGAAGGCAGAAATCAGCTTTTGATAACACTGTGGAGAAGGGGGTCGCCCCTGTTCCATTAACCGGAGAAGAGGTTTTTCAAAGAGTACAGCATTTAAGGGCCCATGTATTTGGAAAAAAACAACGGCAACCACGATGGAAGAAAGGTGAACCTAGACCTGTTTGGAAAAAGGTTTCAATATTCTTCCAACTTGAGTATTGGGAATTTTTGCCAGTTAGGCATGTTCTCGATGTGATGCACATCGAGAAAAATATATGCGAAGCCCTTGTTGGAACTTTACTAAATTTTCCGGGGAAGACAAAAGATAGGGAATCTGTTCGTCTTGATATGGCTGAAATGGGAATAAGAACGGAGCTGAGACCTAAGACTCCtggaaagaaagaaaagttaCCGTTGGCATCATGGAACTTAACGCATGCAGAAAAAAAAACAGTTTGCTCATCATTTCTTAAAATGAAGTTGGCAGATGGATTTTGTTCAAATATTAAGAATCTTGTAAACATGGAAAATCTTCGGCTTGTTGGAATGAAATCTCATGATTGTCACAcgatattgcatcatttgcttcCAATCTCAATTCGATCAGTATTACAAAAACAAGTCAGGTGCACAATTATTAGGTTTTGCCTTTTCTTCAAGGCAATTTGCAGTAAAGTGATCAATGTAGACAAGTTGGAAAAAATGCAGAGTGAGTTAGTGGAAACATTGTGCCAGCTTGAAAAGCACTTTCCCCCTTCGTTCTTTGATGTGATGATCCATCTCTCAGTTCATCTCGTGAGAGAGGTTAAACTTTGTGGGCCAATATTCCTTCGTTGGATGTATCCCTTCGAGAGATATCTAAAAGCGTTTAAAGGATATGTACGGAACCCGGCTCATCCCGAAGGGTGTATTGCTGAGGCATACGTTGCCGAAGAGGCGGTGGAGTGTTTGgtgaattttgaaaaatctacCGTACGAGTGTCTCAAAATGCAAAGTATGAGCAGAATGCAAGACCTCTATCTGGTGCGACATTGATAAAGCCGAGCGATGAGGACTTGCATCTAGCACATTTGTGTTTTCTCCAAAATACAACTAACATTAGACCATATTTTGAGTAAGTTAGTGATATTTAAGTGTGTGTTATTTCATTATTTTATGCACTTTGATTAATATACTAAAGAAAGTGATTTTTCTCGCAGCGAGCATATGGCATCTTTGATGACAAGATACGGACAACATGAAAATGATGAAGTCTGGCTTAAAAACAAGCAAAATGCAGAATTTCATAAATGGTTCAGGAAAAAGGTATAATTGTTATTTGAATAAAAACATCATAAATAGGCCTAGTTTATATTTTTTCCTGATAAAtgtatttgttatttgtttatttaagcaaacatcataattaatatttatcaatttgttttaaATAGATTCAATCAGAATTGTTGGATGACCATAACAACATACCTGAGGAGATAAGGTGGATTGCTGAAGGGCCCAACAAGAATGTCCCTACATTTAGCGGATATAGAATTAATGGTGTTACGTTTAGCACCAAGGAGCGTGATGACACTCGACAAGTTCAGTGTAGTGGTGTCTGTGTCGTTGCAGATACAATGCTTGTACAGGGTAAGGAGAAGAATATTGAACATACTTCACAGACCTACTATGGAGTTATAACAAGTATATGGGAGTTGGACTATAACAAATTTAGAGTCCCAATATTTCGTTGTAATTGGGTAGATATGAACCAGGGGGTTAAGGTAGATGACTTGGGATATACAATTGTTAATTTGAACAAATTAGGTTTTGTAAATGATCCGTTCGTGCTAGGGAAACATGTTAAGCAGGTTTGTTACATTGATGATCCTCTTGAAAAACATTGGTATGTCGTGTTGAAATTACCGGAAAAGAACTGTTATGAACAATGTGACGATAAAAATGATGGATCAGTAGAAATAGAACTTGAGAATGAGCTGCACTTGCCAATGTTTCCCAATGTTGACGAACTTGATGAGGAAAAAGCTAGTTATATGCGGGACGAAGATGAATGGATTCAACTCCCATGATGGTAAAAATTACCTTCTTTTAAGTTAAATTGTCTAGAAAATTACCCCAGCATGAGTTACCTCTCTGCCttctataatttatttattcgtAAATCTTTTTTTATTTCTCGAATTATTATTTGCcaaaatttgataattttaattaatcagtgTCAATTACGATTACTGTTTTAATATATATGAAGTTAgcagtttttttaatttttataaatgatttatcatACTGGAATTTGTCATTTTCTAATTTATCGCTCCCTTTTTTCTTGATTGTTTGGATTGTCTGGCATTTATATGTTGGATTCAGTGTCATCTAATTATTGGACAGTAGTGTTGATGGGCCATAAACCCTGTTAATCTTAAATTTGTAACCATGttcagtttttttatttttctttcagtGACCAATGTGATTATTGATCCGGATTTCATTGTTTCCCGTTTTTGCCCATTTTCGTGGAAAAGCCTGTTTGATTGCATTATTGGTTTTATGGACATGCCTAATTAAAACTGTTGGTCACTTGTCAAGGTTTTGGTTGGAATTCTGATCGAATAAGGTGTTCATATATGATACCCTGCTTCTTCTCTGCCAACAACTTGTTACTGGGGGTGGAGGGTTACCAGCACCTTCTTCCACTGTCTTCAGCTGGAGGAATTTGGTCCAAGTCAACTGGTGACGATTAAAAAACGGGAACTTACTGCCAATGAAAAGACCCTGCTCTAGCTGCAAAAAAAGTCAAGAACACAGGTATTAGAAAGACACAGCGAGGAAGAAAATACTCAGTAATCATCTAACATCAACTCATCAAGTTTCTTCAAGAAATACTCTTGATATTTTACTTATTTATGAACTTTTATCAATTTGCTTACCTGGAATACATTTCTTTCACCCACAATTGCTCCATTGACAAACTTTGTGTTGTCTCTTGTTATATTAGCCTGTAAGAATGCCATTCGGTCAATGCCAGTGCCACTGAGGGTTGTCGGAGGTCCATCAGCACTTACGCCTCCACTTGGCAACACCCTTTGCTCAGCTGGACATATATTACTACTTTCATCTCGTGTTGTTATCTCTTCCATCACAATTCCATAAGTGAACTTGCTTTGACGAGTGAAAATAAGTAATTATTTGTTGGGTGTGATAAGTAAGCTTACATAACATCTTAATAAGTAATTTGGTTTGTGAATTATCCAATTGAAATTAGTTGTTGACTTGAGGAAATATTCTGATTTGCCAACTTGATTGAGGGTTTTTTGCTAGTCTATATTGGTTGGATGATATTTTGTTAGGTAGTCATTGGTTGGCTACTTTTGGATTAATTTTCTGGGGATTTAATATATATACaactcatttttttcattttaacattacTCAGAGACAACAGTTTATAGATAATCTATTAAACCATCTTCTACCTAGAGTTTAGACAACATGCATAATGAACCAAACCATTGTGTGTTTAAGTTTCTAACAAGTTTTTTACATCTCAAACCGTTGTCTATTAGTTGATAGATGAAAAAAGTAAACTGCTGAGTTGTTAAAATTTTGTGGGAGATTAAATTAAAATAGGAGGGagaatgaaaaataaataattcaaaacaACCTCTAAAAGTATCTTTTAAAGTGTGGTGTTTAGACAACGCGTTATAAATCCGTCGTGTAAATCTTATAAATATAATGCTTTAAAACACCATTATCTGTGGCCTTTCCTTTTAACAATGGTATAAACGCACAGTTGTTTGATTTTTAATGAGACAAGGGTAAGAATAAGCACTTGTCCAAATTACACAACATAAGCAGCAAAACCATCGTCTTAATCTGATAAATGGTTGTTATTTAACAACAGTTCTAGCGTGTTGTCTTAGTATTCTAAGACAACCTTTTAGTTTGCACACTGTTGTCTCATTCCATGGGAGGGCATAACAAAGACAACAGTTTTTGAACTAATAGATAACTATTGTCAGTCCTTAagctcacacaactgtttttttttcaaaatcatttcaCCGTTGTTGTATTTTTTAGGACAACGGTATTTTTTTTAACCGTTGTCTTTCAACCGTTGTCTGAttgcatttttcttgtagtgttggTTCACTTCACTTTGTCCACTTGTTTTGGAGATTGAGAAAACTTCAAGAAAAAATAAGGAGAAAGCTAAGGAAACTAGGAATCAATCATCCATAATTTGCTGAAAATACGAATAATCCTCTGGATCCTAATGCTGGAAGGAAGCTGGTAAATGAGTACATCATGCCTTTATTCGATGACACTCTTCTGGTATTGCAAGTCCAAATATTGCAGCAAATAGTTTTCATGTTGACGCAGAAATAATGCAAGCTATTAGGGACAACCAATGGGCATTCAACTGAAGATCCAAATGTTCATTTGAGGAAttttcttgaaattgttgataaTTTTAAGATGAATGGTGTTTGTGAAAATGCCATCAAACTGAGGCTATTTAGTCGTTCTTTGGATGGAAGAGCAAGAGAGTGGCTTCATTCTTATCCAAATAATTCTATCACTGCATGGAATCAACTTGTTGAGAAATTTGTAAACAAGTACTCTTCACCGACAAAGACAGAAATTGATCAAGGAAATTTAGAACTTTCAACAGTTTGAGATGGAGTCTCTATATGAAGCTTATGAGAGGTTCAATGATCTTTTGTGAAAGTGTCAATATCAAGAACTATCTAAGTAACAAaagatgcatatattttataATAGGTTAACAATACAATGTGCTACTCCAGTTGATGAAGCGGCTAGAGGTTCATTGATCAACCAATATCATGGGGATGCTTTTCAAATTTTAGAGGACATTACATCAAATAATTACAGGGCTTATGATAGAACAAGTTATAAGAAAATGGTAGGTTTTTAAATTTTCTCTGATATGTGTGGGGAAGGACATCCAACTTAGCAATGTCCATTGATTTATCATGATGCATCACAATTTAATATAGTGAACTATGTGCAGAATTCAAGTAACCAACAAAATAATCCATATTCCATTACATACAATCCTGCTagatccaatattccataaaaaCATAATGCACCACCGGGTTTGCAACAGAACTCAAGGAAACATGAGAGGGAAAAGAAGCCAACAATTGAAAATCTTTTACTTCAATATATACAGAAAACTGATGCCTTGATTCAACATCTTGGTGGAAGCCATTCCCTCTATGTAAGTTGAATATTCATCATACTATTGAATATGATCATGAACTGATACAATTGGAATTGTATAGTATCAATCATTCGGTAATTAAATTTCGGTTTCGTTTTAAGAATACTTGGCTGAAGGAGAACACTTTTCACGAGGAATTTACATGATTCTGGAAAAACTTAGCTCCAATGTGTTTCTTGCCAAAGCTCATAGATTTATCGAATTTCATGGAGAAGTAGGGACGTAAGTTCTTCACAAAGTTTTGTCAAAAGATACGTAATCAAAAAGAAATTCTGAGTCTGTATGAGAGTTATGCAGACTAGGAGCAAACAAAATGTTATTTTGAGGAGAGAAGTAAATCAGAGGGCTTGTTAATTCATGAGGAAGAGTACTAGAAGCAACGTGCAAATTCATTTTGGCTATTGGATGGTGACTCAAACTCCAAGGTTTTTCACACATACGCAACCACAAGAAAAAAAAGGAGTAAAATTACACATTTGAGGGATGATAATGGGGAGGTAGTGTTAAATCATGGAGAGATGTGTAGAGTGGTAAAAGATTACTTTGTAAAGCTGTTTGGTCAAGGGGATAGTCTCCCGGAAGATAACTTAAGTATGGATGGAGATGTAATCTCTGAAGCACAGAATAGGAAGCTAGTGGAAGATTTCATGTTCGATGAATTCTCATTACCAGTGAAACAGATGCATTCAGGCCAAAGTGCAGGCCCGGACGACCTCAATCTAGAATTTTATCAGAACTTTTGGAATTCGCTGGATAAAAAAGTTTTTGAACGCTGCAAAAAATGAATGAATGAGTTGACTTTTCCTGCTAACTTAAACAATAAAATGGTCTTATTGATTCAAAAGAAAGATGGTGCATACTCTATGAAAGATATGAGACCGATAGCATTGTGTAACGTGCTTTATAAGATCATTGCCAAAGTATTATCAAATTGACTTTGTGTGTTATTACCAGGTTTAATTATGGAAAACCAATCTGTATTTGTTCCTGGTAGAAGTATCACATATAATGTTCTCATAAAATTTGAGATTTTACATTATATGAAGTAGAAAAAATGAGGCTATGAGGGAGAAGTAGCTTTAAAACTTAATATAAGTAAGGCTTTTGATAGAGTAGATTGGAGATTTTTGAAAAATCAAATGCAGCAGAGAGGTTTTTCTAGCAAATGGATTTCCTGGATAATGTTATGTGTGTCTACAATTTCTTATTCAGTGAGTTTTAATGATGATCAAGTTGGTCTTATAGCTACGAGGAGAGGATTACGGCAAGGTGACCCCTTGTCACCTTACTTATTCTTGATATGCGTAGAAGGATTGTAATGGTCTATAAAAAAAGCAATTGAACAGGGGAATATTAATGGCTGTAGAATTCATGTTGAAGCACCAGCAATTATACACTTGTTGTAATTTGCAGATGATAGTTATGTATTATATAAAGCAAACATGGACGAAGTTAGAGAGATAAAATCAATTCTTCAGAAATACGAGCAGCAATTTAGTCAAGCAATTAATTTCCAAAAATCAGGCATATACTTTAGCTCTAATATGAGGGTTGACAAATAGTTAGAAATCAAAAATATTTTAGAGGTGCAGAATGATCTAAGTGAAGGAAGATACTTAAGATTATCGTCTGTCATTAGTAGATCCTAAAACAGGTGTTTGATTTTTTAAAGAACGCCTCTGGAAGAAATTTGAAAGATGGAATGTGAAGTGTTTGTCAAAGGAATGAAAGGCCGTATCACTTTAAAATAGTGCACAAGCAGTCCCATCATACACTATGTATTGTTTCATGTTACCTAAATGCCTATGTAAGGAACTTGAAAGAATGATGATCAGTTTTTGGTGGAATTCGAAGGATAGTAATCGGAAAGGAATAAAATGGTTTTCATGGATAAACATGAGTATGTCTTAGAGTTTGGGCAGTCTGGGATTCAGGGACTTACATGGTTTTAACCTTGCTATAGCGAAACACTGCTGGAATTTTCTAAGTAATCCAAGTTCGTTGGTTGCTCGAGTCTTTAAAGCTAGGTATTTCATAAATACTAGCTTGTTTGAAGCATCACGAGGAGGAGGACTAAGCTTTGTTTGGTCAGGATTTTGACAGGCTAAAGAAGTTTTAAAGAAGGGGTATAAATGGGTTCTTGGAAATGGGGAGGATATCAGAGTCTTTAAAGATTCATGGGTGAGAGGAAAAGAAAATTATATGGTGAACAACATGTTTACTGGTTCGTCTACTGATATGAAAGTGTGCGAGCTGCTTATTCCTGGTAAAAATCAACGGGAAGCCAAAGCAATATTGGCTATACCTATCCCAAGAAATCAGATCCTGGATCATATCTCTTCGATATTTACTAACGATGCAAAGTACGATGTGAAGTCTGGTTATAAGTTCTGGGATAAACATTTTAGTGAGTGCAAATGGGAATAAAAAAAAGGATGGATGAAGCTACAGAAGCTACCGATACCTCATAAAATGAGAGTGTTCTTATGGCGAATTTACAGCGAGGATCTGCCTGCTCATAGTATTTTGAAAGGGAAAGGTGTACAAATGACAATTATCTGTCCAATGTGCATAAATTATGTTGAACATCTGTTACATATCTTTCTGGACTGCAGATGATGGTCAACGTGGCTATACTATTATGGGGAGTCTGGACAACAAGAAATATGAAAGTGTGGGAAAATAAATCAATAACTCCGGAGCTAGCAGTGTAGTGGAGTTCAAAATAAGTGACGCAGTGGCCAGAAGTGCAGGTACTAAGGTCAACCCAGGTTGCTACAAATATTAGTACAATACAGCCAAATATGGCTATGTGGGTGGCACCATTTCCTGGGTATCTCAAAGTCAATATTGATGCATCAGTTTTTAAAGGGAGCCCACACTTTTCTATTGGGATGGTCCTGCATGATCACCTAGGTGAATTATATAAAGCATGTAATCTCAGGCGTGGGGGAGAGGTTTCGGTATTCGAAGCTGGATCATTGGGTGTCCTCGAGGCTATAAAGTGGGTTCGTGAAATTGTAGTTTTCAACGTAAAAATAGAATATGACTCGCTTCTAGTAGTACAAGCTATTTTGAAGGGATCAACAAATTATCTTGAAGGAACATACTACAAGGGAGTCGCGTACTAATAGAGGATCGTCCAGCTATTCCAATCTCATTTGTTAAAAAGGAAGCCAACAAAATAGCCCATATGTTAGCAAGGGTACCTTGTGAGATTCTTTACTCCAATGATTTATCTTCTCCTTGGAGAGTATTTTGTATATTGTTTTGATGATTTAATGTAAATTCGactttttattaaaaaaactTATATGCATGACATTCATGCTTAGCAATTGATTTAGTATTTTACGTATTGAAAGAAATTATAGGAAATAATTGCATATTGAACCTCTTAATTTTGTACAGATTTTACTTTTGTATATTTACTTTCAAAAACAGCAGTTTGCATCCTATTATTTAACAGCCAATTCAACATGCACATTTTGTTTCCTAATTCCGTTAATTATTTACTCTTAATTGATGTTTTCTACAATCTATTTAAGAAAGAATTGCATTTTACATTCCTTagttttatttaaaaaaaatactttGGTATACTTACTCTCGCGAAATTTTGTTCGCACCCCTGTTCATTAAAACCAGATTCAACTTGAACTCGTTTTGCGTAATATCGACAATTAGTAAGCCCTGATTGATTTTTTTCACAAATTATAGTGAAATATTAGCTCAAAATTCCTCTATAAAATTTAATATCTAAccataatttaaaaaatttattggTGTTCGAAGTGAATCTTTAATAAAAATTTACATGtgtataattattaataaattttaataaaattttccATTCACAATATAACTTTACTACTTGTAGACTTATTTGTTCATACATTATTAGACAATCGGTTACTTGTATCTTTAACATATACTAGCATAAAAATTCGTGCAAGACACGAGTCATGTTCTATTATAACGATTAAGGTTCCGGGATGTAACAATGTTTGTGTTGTTGAAGAAGTTTGATAATTAAGTTGTACTATAGAAATGTCATTATTGGGAAAATATAAAATATAGAGAGATAAAAATCGAGCATCTCGTCAACTTTGACATGGCACGAGATAAGGAAATATAGTTTAAGAAATTAAGTCTGATTGAATATTAGACCGTGTCTTTTTGACCAAATATAGATATATTTTTTGAGAAGGTTTTCTAAATGGAAGTCGGTACGCCACCTTTTGCTTCTCGGTGACCCTGGTTATTGGGGGAGTTTCAATGTTGCATGATGTAGCTGCCTCAGATGCTTCGGCGATTTCAGATACGCAGGTTAAAGTTGCATGTTGTACATGGTGATTGAATAGAGGAATGCCAACAATCTGCTCGACATTGTTGTTGAACAACGTAATGGTTGTGGAAACAGTGTGATACTCAATACGAACTACAATCCTCACCCTGTGTTATATGAACCTCTAATTCCAAGGATGGAAATATGGGTGACTTTTTTCGGGGGAGCTTATTTTAGTATGTATTTCTGCATACACAAAGGTTTATCCTTATGTGCAGAGGTTTGTTACCATATTTTTTTCAATCTTGTTGGTTTAAGGGTTAGGCTTACCGTTGGGCTAGTGCCTTTGGCTCCTCTCCACAAACGAGGCATAAAAGTTTTCCAACCAAATATTTGATGGCGCGAGCACATGGTAGGCATCAGTTGTAATATCAACCATTTCCATCAAGGATTGCAATATTTTTGGCCC carries:
- the LOC141691630 gene encoding uncharacterized protein LOC141691630, translated to MDRSWLKADRRTKEFKKGVEDLLIFAFENGYNAEKISCPCVNCAHSKSWRAQIVKNHLFQNGIDQTYTRWIWHGENNSVESSNETDTSESINQGTSRMGERDEDDDDDMSSDESSDETDTSDFINHVKGEHQPLYPGCGRYTKMKALVQLYNLKVKHGMGYEKIHAYPNNCLLYRGDLDEEQTTCRVCKASRWKLNKKGDELEGVPAKVLWYFPLIPRLRNLFNTPHIVKDMTWHDTERQKDGKMRHPADSITWKDVDQKWPDFASETRNLRLALSSDGFNPFHGNRTDYSSWPILLSIYNLPPWLCMKRRYIMLCLLISGPTEPVNDIDVFLQPLIEDLQELWHGKQMYDTYKKESFMLRGILLWTISDYPALGNLSGNVIKGYNACTICIDEMKATRLVNYRKTVIMRHRRWLPRNHPYRRQKSAFDNTVEKGVAPVPLTGEEVFQRVQHLRAHVFGKKQRQPRWKKGEPRPVWKKVSIFFQLEYWEFLPVRHVLDVMHIEKNICEALVGTLLNFPGKTKDRESVRLDMAEMGIRTELRPKTPGKKEKLPLASWNLTHAEKKTVCSSFLKMKLADGFCSNIKNLVNMENLRLVGMKSHDCHTILHHLLPISIRSVLQKQVRCTIIRFCLFFKAICSKVINVDKLEKMQSELVETLCQLEKHFPPSFFDVMIHLSVHLVREVKLCGPIFLRWMYPFERYLKAFKGYVRNPAHPEGCIAEAYVAEEAVECLVNFEKSTVRVSQNAKYEQNARPLSGATLIKPSDEDLHLAHLCFLQNTTNIRPYFDEHMASLMTRYGQHENDEVWLKNKQNAEFHKWFRKKIQSELLDDHNNIPEEIRWIAEGPNKNVPTFSGYRINGVTFSTKERDDTRQVQCSGVCVVADTMLVQGKEKNIEHTSQTYYGVITSIWELDYNKFRVPIFRCNWVDMNQGVKVDDLGYTIVNLNKLGFVNDPFVLGKHVKQVCYIDDPLEKHWYVVLKLPEKNCYEQCDDKNDGSVEIELENELHLPMFPNVDELDEEKASYMRDEDEWIQLP